A window of Halomonas sp. GFAJ-1 contains these coding sequences:
- a CDS encoding glutathione ABC transporter ATP-binding protein translates to MTTKPLLTIDDLAIHYQTGAGPVQAVDGVSFDLAPGEALGLVGESGCGKTTAAKAMLRLLPPNGLVPKGRIDFAGRDLLNLDPEAMRKVRWDEIAWISQAAMNALDPVYTVGDQILEAMSAHRKINRKEAWAHAEQLFRDVGIDPGRLSAYPHEMSGGMKQRAVIAMALALDPQLIVADEPTTALDVVTQAQILSRLTKLRRERGLALIFITHDISVVVQTCDRVAVMYGGHIMETGPVREVFASPFHPYTMGLTNAFPTLEGAQKELISIPGSPPDLLNPPSGCRFAERCPFATQRCSEETPALTYVGEGRQAACHYPEQAAEFRQQAARNDTWQIAGERLGEQVQGAGSLERRISDTPLLEVEGLKKYFPVEQGFFEGFGRKRQERKVHAVDDIDFELREGEILGLAGESGSGKTTTGEMLVRLQDVTAGEIRFDGQNIAALKGADLKAFRRSAQMIFQDPYQTLNPRFTIYDIVAEPLIIHKLAEGEELEQRVVESLERAGLKPASAYQERFPHELSGGQRQRVAIARGIVLEPRFMVADEPVSMLDVSIRAGVLNLMRRFRNELGISFVYVSHDLPTIRYVADRTAIMYLGEIVEVGPTDTLIRERKHPYTQLLLDASPEPDPAVFKAPLESAGEIPSAVEPPNGCHFHTRCPKAMACCGWEGRDVATAMSEWRIRGGELHKLAGVSVTGLSAQLALAENVSETAARKELQEVLSAKHASLWEAARINVQGKCLLVQFDAQPSPRRRLIAREHEVACYLYDSTQEVASLPEEK, encoded by the coding sequence ATGACCACTAAACCGCTATTAACCATCGATGACTTAGCCATTCACTACCAGACAGGGGCTGGGCCAGTGCAGGCCGTCGATGGTGTGAGCTTTGATTTGGCACCTGGCGAAGCCTTGGGGCTGGTGGGTGAGTCGGGGTGCGGTAAAACTACTGCCGCCAAGGCGATGCTGCGCCTGTTACCACCTAATGGCCTAGTGCCAAAGGGGCGCATTGATTTTGCTGGCCGAGACCTGTTGAACCTCGACCCTGAAGCCATGCGCAAGGTGCGCTGGGATGAGATTGCCTGGATCTCTCAGGCCGCTATGAATGCCCTGGATCCGGTCTATACCGTGGGTGACCAAATTCTTGAGGCGATGAGTGCGCACCGCAAGATTAACCGCAAAGAAGCCTGGGCTCATGCCGAGCAGTTATTTCGTGATGTCGGGATTGACCCTGGGCGGCTGTCTGCCTATCCACACGAAATGAGTGGTGGTATGAAGCAGCGTGCCGTGATCGCCATGGCGCTAGCGCTGGATCCTCAGCTGATAGTGGCGGATGAGCCAACGACGGCGCTGGACGTGGTGACTCAAGCGCAGATTTTATCTCGCTTGACGAAGCTGCGTCGTGAGCGCGGTTTGGCGCTGATCTTTATTACCCACGACATCTCTGTGGTCGTTCAGACCTGTGACCGGGTGGCGGTCATGTATGGTGGTCACATCATGGAGACTGGGCCGGTGCGTGAAGTCTTTGCGTCGCCCTTTCACCCTTACACCATGGGCCTGACCAATGCCTTCCCAACCCTGGAGGGCGCTCAGAAGGAGCTGATCTCGATTCCGGGCAGTCCGCCTGACTTGCTCAATCCACCCTCGGGCTGTCGTTTTGCCGAGCGCTGTCCGTTTGCTACTCAACGCTGCAGCGAGGAAACCCCCGCATTAACATACGTGGGAGAGGGGCGGCAGGCTGCTTGCCATTATCCTGAGCAGGCGGCGGAATTTCGCCAGCAGGCGGCCAGGAATGACACTTGGCAGATTGCTGGTGAGCGTCTCGGTGAACAGGTGCAGGGCGCGGGGAGTCTTGAGCGACGGATTAGCGATACACCGCTACTTGAAGTGGAGGGGCTTAAGAAATACTTCCCCGTGGAGCAGGGCTTTTTTGAAGGCTTTGGCCGCAAGCGCCAGGAGCGCAAGGTGCACGCTGTTGATGATATCGACTTTGAGCTGCGTGAAGGCGAAATCCTCGGTTTAGCGGGAGAGTCTGGGTCAGGCAAGACGACCACGGGTGAAATGTTGGTTCGCCTCCAGGATGTTACCGCGGGCGAAATTCGTTTTGACGGCCAGAACATCGCGGCACTCAAAGGCGCGGATCTTAAGGCTTTCCGACGCAGTGCCCAGATGATCTTTCAGGATCCGTATCAAACGCTCAACCCGCGTTTTACGATCTACGATATTGTTGCAGAGCCGCTGATCATTCATAAGCTGGCCGAGGGTGAAGAGCTAGAGCAGCGGGTGGTTGAGTCTTTGGAGCGCGCGGGCCTAAAGCCAGCCAGTGCTTATCAGGAGCGTTTTCCCCACGAACTTTCTGGCGGGCAGCGGCAGCGTGTCGCCATTGCGCGGGGCATCGTGCTTGAGCCGCGCTTTATGGTGGCTGATGAACCGGTGTCTATGCTGGATGTATCAATTCGCGCCGGGGTGCTTAACCTGATGCGGCGTTTCCGCAATGAGTTAGGGATATCATTTGTCTACGTTAGCCATGATTTGCCGACAATTCGCTATGTGGCGGATCGAACGGCGATCATGTATCTCGGTGAAATCGTTGAAGTCGGCCCTACTGATACTTTGATTCGAGAGCGCAAACATCCTTATACGCAGCTTTTGTTGGATGCTAGCCCCGAACCCGACCCCGCCGTATTCAAAGCGCCATTAGAAAGTGCTGGTGAGATTCCAAGTGCCGTGGAGCCTCCAAATGGTTGCCACTTTCATACGCGCTGTCCGAAGGCGATGGCATGCTGTGGCTGGGAGGGGCGTGATGTGGCAACTGCTATGAGTGAATGGCGAATTCGAGGAGGTGAGCTTCACAAGCTAGCCGGGGTTAGCGTGACTGGATTATCGGCTCAGCTAGCACTAGCCGAAAATGTCAGTGAAACGGCCGCACGCAAAGAGCTTCAAGAGGTGCTTTCTGCGAAGCATGCCTCTCTTTGGGAGGCTGCGCGAATCAATGTGCAAGGCAAGTGCCTGCTTGTGCAGTTTGACGCTCAGCCATCGCCAAGGCGGCGGTTAATCGCCAGGGAGCATGAGGTGGCCTGTTATCTTTATGATTCGACTCAAGAGGTAGCATCACTTCCAGAAGAGAAATAG
- a CDS encoding phosphoglucosamine mutase: MTRRYFGTDGIRGTVGQAPITADFMLKLGWAAGQVLRREKGSTRVLIGKDTRISGYMFESALEAGLSAAGVDVSLLGPMPTPGIAYLTRTFRADAGIVISASHNPFDDNGIKFFSAEGKKLPDEIEDRIETMLDAPLTTAAAASLGKATRIDDAAGRYIEFCKSTLPDRLSLHGLKVVLDCAHGATYHIAPNVFRELGAEVSVIGASPNGLNINQQVGSTHPAALRAAVIQQGADLGIAFDGDGDRLLLVDADGREVDGDDILYLIARDRHERGLLEGGVVGTLMSNFGLAMALEKLGIPFARAKVGDRFVMEMMAENGWELGGESSGHIVCGHVQSTGDGIVSALQVLALMMREQKTLPVLLKGLEKVPQSLVNVRLPKGASAKEVMASEPLQHAVATLEKELGDQGRVLLRPSGTEPLIRVMVEGRAHLDVDKLASHLANQVQALLS, translated from the coding sequence ATGACACGACGTTATTTTGGCACAGACGGTATTCGTGGCACCGTTGGGCAGGCGCCGATTACCGCTGATTTTATGCTCAAACTGGGCTGGGCGGCGGGTCAAGTGCTGCGCCGTGAAAAGGGGTCTACCCGGGTGCTGATTGGGAAAGATACGCGCATCTCAGGCTATATGTTTGAGTCTGCGCTTGAGGCAGGGCTTTCTGCTGCAGGCGTCGATGTTTCGCTTTTGGGGCCTATGCCCACGCCGGGGATCGCCTACTTAACTCGCACCTTCCGTGCGGATGCCGGTATTGTTATTTCCGCGTCCCATAATCCCTTTGATGATAACGGCATTAAGTTCTTTTCGGCGGAGGGTAAAAAGCTACCCGATGAGATAGAAGATCGCATTGAAACAATGCTGGATGCACCGTTAACCACGGCAGCGGCGGCTTCGCTGGGAAAAGCAACGCGGATTGATGATGCCGCGGGGCGCTACATTGAGTTTTGTAAGTCTACCTTGCCGGATCGCTTAAGCCTGCACGGACTGAAAGTGGTGCTCGACTGCGCCCATGGCGCGACGTATCACATTGCGCCCAATGTGTTCCGTGAGCTGGGTGCGGAGGTGAGTGTCATCGGGGCCTCCCCTAACGGGCTAAATATTAATCAGCAAGTAGGCTCCACCCACCCCGCAGCGCTGCGGGCAGCGGTTATTCAGCAGGGGGCGGATTTAGGCATTGCCTTTGATGGGGATGGCGACCGCTTGCTGTTGGTCGATGCTGATGGCCGCGAAGTCGATGGCGACGATATTCTTTATCTGATTGCCCGGGACCGTCACGAGCGAGGGCTGCTGGAAGGCGGCGTGGTGGGAACGCTCATGAGCAATTTTGGCCTTGCCATGGCACTGGAAAAGCTGGGTATCCCCTTTGCCCGGGCCAAGGTCGGTGATCGCTTCGTGATGGAGATGATGGCTGAGAATGGGTGGGAGCTTGGCGGCGAGTCCTCGGGGCATATTGTTTGCGGGCATGTGCAGTCCACGGGGGATGGGATTGTTTCTGCTCTTCAGGTGTTAGCGCTGATGATGCGTGAACAAAAAACCTTACCCGTGCTGCTAAAAGGTTTGGAAAAAGTGCCGCAGTCGCTGGTGAATGTTAGGCTGCCAAAGGGTGCTAGTGCCAAAGAAGTAATGGCGTCAGAGCCTTTGCAGCACGCCGTAGCGACGCTTGAAAAAGAGTTGGGTGACCAGGGGCGTGTGCTGCTCAGGCCTTCGGGCACCGAGCCGCTTATTCGCGTGATGGTGGAAGGTCGTGCCCATCTGGATGTGGATAAGCTGGCCAGCCACCTAGCCAATCAGGTGCAGGCGCTGCTGAGTTAA
- a CDS encoding dihydropteroate synthase produces MKSTVDSSSSLQAADSAFHLRCGRHLLDLSFPRVMGILNVTPDSFSDGGQHVALDDALRHAERMLAEGAVMIDVGGESTRPGAPAVSEQEELDRVSPVVEALVRELDALVSIDTSSPAVMRQASALGAGMINDVRALEREGALAAAIGSGLPVCLMHRQGEPQNMQQSPRYEQPVESAVVAYLAERVAACEAAGLRRNRLLLDPGFGFGKTVEHNLRLLKYMDALQALELPLLVGMSRKSMIGKVLGRPVEERLAGGLALTAMAVERGANIVRVHDVGPTVDAVNMAWAVLQEGCEPPLNKEFDA; encoded by the coding sequence ATGAAATCGACAGTTGACTCTTCATCATCTTTACAGGCAGCGGACAGCGCCTTTCACTTGCGCTGTGGGCGCCACTTGCTAGATCTCTCGTTTCCCCGAGTAATGGGTATTCTCAATGTGACTCCTGATTCGTTTTCCGATGGGGGGCAGCACGTCGCCCTGGACGATGCGCTACGCCATGCGGAGCGCATGCTCGCCGAAGGGGCGGTGATGATTGATGTGGGGGGCGAGTCAACGCGCCCAGGTGCGCCAGCTGTCTCTGAGCAAGAAGAGCTAGATCGTGTGTCCCCTGTTGTGGAAGCGCTGGTGCGAGAGTTGGACGCGTTGGTGTCGATCGATACCAGCAGTCCAGCGGTCATGCGCCAAGCCAGCGCGCTCGGTGCGGGTATGATTAATGATGTGCGCGCGTTAGAGCGAGAAGGTGCGCTGGCTGCTGCTATCGGTAGTGGCCTGCCGGTCTGCTTAATGCACCGTCAGGGCGAGCCGCAGAATATGCAGCAGTCACCCCGCTATGAGCAGCCGGTTGAAAGTGCGGTAGTGGCCTATTTGGCAGAGCGCGTTGCGGCCTGCGAAGCTGCAGGGTTGCGCCGTAACCGGTTGCTGCTCGATCCCGGCTTTGGCTTCGGTAAAACCGTTGAACATAATCTACGCTTGCTCAAATATATGGATGCGTTACAGGCGTTAGAGCTGCCACTGTTGGTCGGTATGTCGCGCAAAAGCATGATTGGTAAAGTGCTGGGTCGCCCGGTAGAAGAGCGTTTGGCAGGTGGTCTTGCGCTAACCGCTATGGCGGTCGAGCGGGGGGCTAATATCGTACGCGTTCACGATGTAGGCCCAACGGTGGATGCCGTTAATATGGCGTGGGCAGTGTTGCAAGAGGGTTGCGAGCCGCCGCTAAACAAGGAGTTTGATGCATGA
- a CDS encoding preprotein translocase subunit SecG codes for MQVAILMVHVVIAIALVVLILLQQGKGAEAGAAFGGGASQTVFGSRGSGNFLSRTTAVLAAGFFVTSMTLAYFATQASQSPEAGIPDSRLIEQQRSLPTLDDGPASMDNTAPVLEESSE; via the coding sequence ATGCAAGTTGCAATTCTTATGGTTCACGTGGTGATTGCGATCGCCCTGGTTGTACTCATCCTGCTTCAGCAGGGTAAAGGTGCCGAAGCGGGGGCCGCCTTTGGTGGCGGTGCATCGCAAACCGTTTTTGGTTCGCGGGGAAGCGGTAATTTCTTATCCCGTACGACCGCTGTGCTAGCGGCAGGTTTTTTCGTAACCTCGATGACGCTCGCTTACTTTGCGACCCAGGCGAGCCAATCCCCGGAAGCAGGTATCCCCGACTCTCGCCTCATTGAGCAGCAGCGTAGTCTTCCAACGCTTGACGACGGCCCTGCAAGTATGGATAATACCGCGCCAGTGCTAGAGGAAAGCAGCGAGTAA
- the nusA gene encoding transcription termination/antitermination protein NusA (modifies transcription through interactions with RNA polymerase affecting elongation, readthrough, termination, and antitermination), translated as MSKEILMVVDAISNEKGVPRDVIFEAVEAALASASRKRFDQEEANVRVHIDRRTGDYDTFRTWTVVEDDEFETPDYEIKETIAEQRDPPLKLGDIVEHKIENAAFGRIAAQTAKQVIVQKVREAERAEVVRQYADREGELVAGIVKKTTRDGLIIDLGENAEAFLPRNEMIHGERYRMNERVRALLVKVDPEARGAQLQLSRTSPDFIIELFKIEVPEIAEQLIEIKGAARDPGSRAKIAVKTNDRRIDPVGACVGMRGSRVQAVSSELQNERVDIVLWDDNPAQLVINAMAPADVASILVDEDAHAMDVAVAQDNLAQAIGRSGQNVRLASELTGWRINVMTEDEAESKREQEIDSLVDSFVQHLEVDEDVARLLVEEGFTTLEEVAYVPLEEMLEIEEFDEALVEELRARAKDELLTMAIASEEALDGAQPANDLLEMDGMERHLAFILASRGIVTMEDLAEQSVDDLVDIEELDEARAAALIMTARAPWFEDDNASDSNTQ; from the coding sequence ATGAGTAAAGAAATTTTAATGGTCGTGGACGCGATCTCGAATGAAAAAGGCGTTCCCCGCGATGTTATCTTTGAAGCGGTAGAAGCCGCGTTGGCAAGCGCATCACGTAAGCGCTTTGATCAGGAAGAAGCCAACGTGCGGGTACACATTGACCGGCGTACGGGGGATTACGATACCTTCCGCACCTGGACCGTTGTCGAAGATGACGAATTTGAAACGCCAGATTACGAAATCAAAGAGACTATCGCTGAGCAGCGCGATCCGCCGCTAAAGCTAGGCGATATTGTCGAGCATAAAATTGAAAACGCCGCGTTTGGTCGTATTGCTGCGCAAACTGCCAAGCAGGTCATTGTGCAAAAAGTGCGCGAGGCCGAACGTGCTGAAGTCGTACGTCAATACGCGGATCGTGAAGGTGAGCTGGTTGCCGGTATCGTCAAAAAGACCACCCGCGATGGCCTGATTATCGACCTGGGCGAAAACGCCGAAGCCTTCTTGCCCCGCAACGAAATGATTCACGGTGAACGCTACCGCATGAACGAGCGAGTGCGTGCGCTGTTGGTGAAGGTTGATCCAGAGGCTCGCGGCGCTCAGCTTCAGCTGTCGCGCACCAGCCCAGACTTCATTATTGAGCTATTCAAAATTGAAGTGCCGGAAATAGCTGAGCAGCTGATCGAAATTAAAGGCGCGGCCCGGGACCCGGGTTCGCGTGCCAAAATTGCCGTGAAAACCAACGACCGTCGCATCGACCCGGTCGGTGCCTGCGTGGGTATGCGCGGTTCACGCGTTCAAGCGGTCTCTTCGGAGCTGCAAAACGAGCGTGTGGATATCGTGCTGTGGGACGATAACCCGGCGCAGTTGGTGATTAACGCCATGGCGCCTGCGGATGTGGCGTCTATCCTAGTTGACGAAGATGCCCATGCAATGGACGTTGCCGTCGCTCAGGACAATCTCGCTCAGGCCATTGGCCGTAGCGGGCAGAACGTACGTTTGGCCTCTGAGCTGACCGGCTGGCGCATCAATGTGATGACCGAAGACGAAGCCGAGTCTAAGCGTGAGCAGGAAATCGATAGTTTGGTGGACTCCTTCGTTCAGCACTTAGAAGTGGACGAAGATGTTGCCCGCCTGTTGGTAGAAGAAGGGTTTACCACCCTAGAAGAAGTTGCTTACGTGCCGCTTGAAGAAATGCTGGAAATCGAAGAGTTCGATGAAGCATTGGTAGAAGAGCTGCGTGCACGCGCGAAAGACGAGCTGCTGACGATGGCCATTGCCTCGGAAGAAGCCCTAGACGGTGCCCAGCCAGCAAATGACCTGCTGGAAATGGACGGCATGGAGCGCCACCTGGCCTTCATTCTGGCTAGCCGAGGCATTGTCACCATGGAAGATCTCGCCGAGCAGTCTGTCGACGATCTGGTCGATATCGAGGAGTTGGACGAAGCGCGCGCAGCGGCACTGATCATGACTGCCCGTGCGCCCTGGTTTGAAGACGATAACGCATCGGATTCGAACACACAGTAA
- a CDS encoding ribosome maturation factor RimP, with protein MATKHAALHALIEPVVAAMGFELWGIDHISQGKHSRLVIYIERESGVSVQDCADISRQVSAVMDVEDPIPGEYRLEVSSPGMARPLYTLDHFIRYQGHQVALKLRVAFDGRRKYQGLLAGVDGDEVLLQLDGEEYCFPIESIDSAQVVPQFDD; from the coding sequence GTGGCCACAAAACACGCTGCGCTTCACGCGCTGATCGAACCTGTCGTTGCCGCCATGGGCTTTGAGCTATGGGGTATCGACCATATTTCCCAGGGTAAGCACTCGCGGCTAGTCATTTATATTGAGCGCGAAAGCGGTGTCAGCGTGCAAGACTGCGCTGATATTAGTCGCCAAGTTAGTGCCGTCATGGATGTAGAAGACCCCATTCCTGGTGAATACCGGTTGGAAGTTTCTTCCCCCGGCATGGCACGCCCCTTGTATACCCTGGATCACTTCATCCGTTATCAAGGCCACCAGGTCGCGCTTAAGCTACGCGTTGCTTTTGATGGACGGCGTAAGTATCAAGGGCTTCTCGCCGGTGTTGATGGTGATGAAGTGCTGCTACAGCTGGATGGAGAAGAGTACTGCTTCCCCATCGAAAGCATCGATTCTGCGCAGGTTGTCCCGCAGTTCGACGATTAA
- a CDS encoding triose-phosphate isomerase produces the protein MRTPLIAGNWKMNGSTALIQAFGDAFAAATLSADIDVVIIPPFPYLDAARHAFKNTPLQLGAQTLNPQHSGAHTGEISGRMLKEFEVGYVLVGHSERRKLYRETDEQVFDRLVAALDVGLTPILCVGETLEERDAGSTMDVVLRQVGHVMARLEPAQRLHVVIAYEPVWAIGTGRTATPEQAQEVMAGIRAYQAGFDASLAEQLKLLYGGSMNASNAAELLAQPDIDGGLVGGASLKTNDFYAICQSAG, from the coding sequence ATGCGCACGCCATTAATTGCCGGTAACTGGAAAATGAACGGTTCGACGGCGTTGATTCAAGCGTTTGGAGACGCTTTCGCGGCAGCAACACTGTCTGCAGATATCGACGTTGTTATCATACCGCCATTTCCGTATTTGGATGCGGCCCGTCATGCGTTCAAAAACACGCCGCTGCAATTAGGGGCGCAAACGCTCAACCCCCAGCACTCAGGGGCGCATACGGGTGAAATTAGCGGCCGAATGCTGAAAGAGTTTGAGGTTGGCTATGTGCTGGTCGGCCACTCTGAGCGTCGCAAGCTCTATCGTGAAACCGATGAGCAGGTGTTTGACCGCTTGGTAGCCGCCTTGGATGTCGGCCTGACGCCTATTCTCTGCGTTGGCGAAACCCTGGAAGAGCGTGATGCGGGCAGTACGATGGATGTTGTGCTTCGCCAAGTCGGTCACGTGATGGCCCGTTTGGAACCCGCTCAGCGCCTTCATGTCGTGATTGCCTATGAGCCCGTATGGGCAATTGGTACCGGGCGCACCGCTACTCCTGAGCAGGCCCAAGAGGTGATGGCGGGTATTCGCGCCTACCAGGCTGGTTTTGATGCCTCGCTTGCCGAGCAGCTTAAGCTGCTATACGGCGGCAGCATGAACGCAAGTAATGCGGCTGAGCTACTCGCGCAGCCGGATATCGACGGTGGTTTAGTGGGCGGTGCCTCGCTCAAAACCAACGATTTCTACGCCATTTGTCAGTCAGCAGGATAA
- a CDS encoding ABC transporter permease translates to MNRSRFLKSAQEPVKAVLGDRLALVGLFVLLSIIAMALFAPFLSTHEPLAVNEREEGSLFLRSDDGDQVHWVASSPLGEVTLNAADYRDGLGMAVGRDGVVWRYAGGDWSPLDTPITTTLNAVNIREDGATLVAGAQGTVALWSPDDSWQTFEMPDPLSVNGIAWRDDDTALLVGGGETVWLLSLDSGEVTSLVSPVGRGFELNAVALDTDGSAWLVGDRGIALRLDPQDDSLSLERLPGNRELNHIHIADSGAGLIVGERGTVLVREDAQARWQSQSAPDSRAMRAGWITDEGHAFAVGRSGIVFEREPGGEWQLVPSDEERHLRALMVTEDSFFAIGSDRFVNRLAPPSGEHWFGTDHLGRDLFSQNVHGSQIALLVGFLGASLVVLIGANVGLVAGYFRGRTETVLMRTVDVMYGIPFEPFALILVLLFEPSLFIVILAVSLLTWRTVARLIRSQVLSLRERPFVKAARVAGASDLRIMYLHIFPNVMPLVFLELAIIVGVSIIAEATLSFLGLGPPQSISWGGILHNARLSGAWREAWWWNLPPGLLIMITVLSVFFISRSLELVANPRLRARR, encoded by the coding sequence ATGAACCGATCTCGATTTCTGAAAAGTGCTCAGGAGCCTGTAAAGGCTGTTCTGGGCGATCGGCTGGCGCTCGTGGGTCTCTTCGTGCTGCTGTCGATTATCGCTATGGCGTTGTTTGCGCCGTTTCTATCCACCCATGAGCCGCTGGCTGTTAACGAGCGCGAGGAGGGCTCGCTGTTCTTGCGTAGCGACGACGGTGACCAAGTACATTGGGTGGCATCTTCACCGCTCGGCGAAGTCACCCTTAATGCTGCCGACTACCGCGATGGGCTAGGAATGGCAGTAGGCCGCGACGGTGTGGTGTGGCGCTATGCGGGTGGTGATTGGTCGCCTCTCGATACACCTATCACCACGACGCTGAACGCCGTCAATATTCGTGAAGACGGTGCAACCCTGGTGGCTGGGGCTCAAGGTACGGTGGCGCTGTGGAGTCCAGATGACAGCTGGCAAACTTTTGAGATGCCCGATCCGCTAAGTGTCAATGGCATCGCTTGGCGCGACGACGACACAGCACTGTTGGTGGGCGGTGGAGAAACGGTCTGGCTATTGAGCTTGGACAGCGGAGAGGTGACATCGCTGGTGAGCCCCGTGGGTCGTGGCTTCGAGCTCAATGCGGTGGCGCTGGACACAGACGGAAGCGCCTGGCTGGTCGGTGACCGTGGTATAGCGCTCCGCCTTGACCCCCAGGACGATAGCCTGAGCTTGGAGCGGTTGCCCGGCAATCGTGAACTCAATCATATCCATATTGCGGATAGCGGGGCGGGGCTGATTGTTGGCGAGCGGGGAACCGTGCTGGTACGTGAGGATGCCCAGGCTCGTTGGCAGAGCCAGAGTGCTCCGGACTCCCGCGCCATGCGCGCTGGTTGGATAACCGATGAGGGCCATGCGTTCGCGGTGGGGCGGAGTGGTATTGTCTTCGAGCGTGAGCCAGGAGGCGAATGGCAGCTGGTGCCCAGTGACGAAGAGCGCCACTTAAGGGCGTTAATGGTCACCGAAGATAGCTTCTTTGCTATCGGCTCCGATCGGTTTGTGAATCGCTTGGCACCGCCGAGCGGTGAGCACTGGTTTGGTACCGATCACCTGGGTCGCGACCTGTTCAGTCAGAATGTTCACGGTTCTCAAATTGCCCTGCTGGTAGGCTTTCTTGGCGCCTCCCTGGTGGTATTGATAGGTGCCAATGTGGGACTGGTGGCAGGATACTTCCGTGGCCGCACCGAGACCGTGCTGATGCGCACGGTAGATGTGATGTATGGCATTCCCTTTGAGCCTTTTGCGCTGATTCTGGTGCTGCTGTTTGAGCCCAGTCTCTTTATTGTGATTTTGGCGGTATCGCTACTGACCTGGCGAACCGTTGCGCGGCTGATTCGCTCTCAGGTCCTGAGCCTGCGTGAACGACCGTTCGTTAAAGCCGCACGTGTGGCAGGGGCGTCCGATTTGCGCATTATGTATCTGCATATCTTCCCTAACGTTATGCCGCTGGTATTCCTTGAATTGGCAATTATTGTCGGGGTGTCGATCATTGCGGAAGCCACGCTATCCTTCTTGGGATTAGGCCCCCCCCAATCGATCTCTTGGGGTGGGATTTTGCACAATGCTCGCCTATCCGGCGCCTGGCGCGAGGCGTGGTGGTGGAATCTACCACCGGGCCTGCTAATTATGATCACAGTGCTCTCAGTGTTTTTCATCTCTCGCTCACTTGAGTTAGTCGCCAATCCACGTTTGAGGGCACGTCGATGA
- a CDS encoding peptide ABC transporter permease, which yields MSSRSSYLIRRVLHGFMALFIIATLLFFLFRLGLPDPTAALITEGLNPEERERIRASFGLDRPIWEQYFIYLANIVQGDFGYSFHYRAPVADIIWERLGNTMVLMLPAIVLAYAVGAPLGAWLSWRRGSRVDTSGIFVGLMFRSAPMFWTGMIAILVFGIGLGWLPTSGMRTLPYEASGFFDKIFTLDFLHHLILPALVVALYYLGSPLLIMRNTMLEVYGEDFIEMARAKGLPERRILYAHAARNALLPVVTQLAVTIGLAAGGQVVVEVVFSWPGLGREILNSVRTSDFPLAQASFLVMAAFVVTLNLLVDILYTMLDPRVSFK from the coding sequence ATGTCATCACGTAGCAGTTATCTGATACGCCGTGTTCTGCATGGTTTTATGGCGCTGTTTATCATCGCCACGTTGCTATTCTTTCTCTTTCGCTTAGGGTTGCCGGATCCCACAGCAGCGCTGATTACTGAGGGGCTAAACCCCGAGGAGCGCGAACGCATCCGTGCCAGTTTTGGCCTTGATCGACCAATCTGGGAGCAATACTTTATCTACTTAGCCAATATTGTGCAGGGCGATTTTGGCTACTCCTTCCACTACCGTGCCCCTGTTGCGGATATCATCTGGGAGCGGTTAGGGAACACCATGGTGCTGATGCTGCCCGCCATTGTGCTTGCTTATGCTGTTGGCGCGCCGTTAGGGGCCTGGCTTTCATGGCGGCGGGGCAGTCGTGTAGACACCAGCGGTATCTTTGTCGGCTTGATGTTCCGTTCGGCACCAATGTTTTGGACAGGGATGATCGCTATCCTGGTATTTGGCATTGGGCTTGGTTGGTTACCCACCAGCGGCATGCGAACACTCCCCTACGAAGCCTCGGGCTTTTTTGACAAAATATTCACCCTCGACTTTTTGCATCACCTGATCCTGCCTGCGCTAGTGGTAGCTCTCTACTATCTGGGGTCGCCGTTACTGATCATGCGTAACACCATGTTGGAAGTTTATGGCGAAGATTTTATCGAAATGGCGCGCGCTAAAGGTTTGCCAGAACGCCGCATTCTCTATGCTCACGCTGCTCGTAATGCGTTGTTGCCAGTGGTCACCCAGTTAGCTGTGACAATTGGCTTGGCGGCGGGCGGTCAAGTGGTTGTCGAGGTAGTCTTCTCTTGGCCCGGATTGGGGCGGGAAATTCTCAATTCAGTGCGCACCTCTGATTTCCCGCTTGCCCAAGCCAGTTTCCTAGTGATGGCCGCTTTCGTGGTCACTCTTAATCTGTTGGTCGACATTCTTTACACCATGTTGGATCCAAGGGTGAGCTTCAAATGA